Below is a window of Rhodoglobus vestalii DNA.
TGAGCTCATCGAACTCATCGACCGTCGCGCCGCTGGTGTTCAGGTTCACATCAGTCGCGATCCCGACGATGTCCCCTTTGTGCATCTGATCAATGTCCCGCCCACCCAGCGTGGTTTCGGTCTTGGGCAGCGGACACTGGACCTCATCCGCCAGACGGCTGATGCCTGCGAGTGGACGTTGCGTCTACACCCGACCGGTGAACTCGGCTCTGACTATGGCCGTCTTCCTGAGCTGGTTGATCACTGGGCTGCGGCTGCGGCTTGGGCTCTGAGGAGACACCTTTGTCGATAACATTATTGCTGTCGCTGTCCGTGTCGCGCTGAGGAGGCTTCACAGTGACGAAGTCGTTGTGGCCCGCCGTTTTGGCTGCTGGCATGGTCTGTGGCACGATTCTTGCGGCCGAACCCAACCTCACCGTCGGCGCTCAGGGGGCCCGTGAGGCCCTAGCAGCGTCTCGACGACCAATTTGCTGCTGTGATGGCTGCTGGGGCGCTGGTGCTCTGCCTGGTGGGCGTGGTGGGCACTTTGGTGCTGACCCGTCGCACCGCACGGCCGCAACGCGGCGCGGAGCAGGCTCCGTGACACCTCGGGTAGAACGCCGCGCATTGGGCGTCTTGATGAGCGAGCCGACGGCGCAAGAAGCCGAATTCCCCCCGGTATCAATCTTCTGTCTGCCGCCGTCTGCCCACTCAGGATGTTTACCCGGCTGGCCGCAGCTCTGTCGGTGGGGTGACCCGAAGAACCCGGGCCCTCACCGCCGGAGACCGTCTGATGTACGCTGCTCAACGCGCATCGGCTCGCAACAACTCGCGAGGGGGTCCAGCTCGCTAACCTGCACTATCTACCCGACCGGTAAGCCCGGCTTCTATAATGGGGCCGGACTTTTTGCTGTCCTGAGCCATTGCAGGTTTTGTATTGGCGTTTGATTGGCTTGCCCCACGTTTACCCTACGTTTACTCGGGGGCATGGACCGTACGTGCCGGGACATGAAGGGCACGCGGGAGACCGACACCCACCAGGACCCGCGTAGTTCCGGGGTTTTCTCTGTCCTTGAGCGTCCCGCTGAGACCCTCCCAAAAGTGATGATACCTAAGAGCAGGTTGGGAGTTCGAATCTCTCCAGGGGCACTTTGTGAAATTTCTGGTCAGCGGCGCTATCTTCCCGCAAACTCGCGAATTTTGAATCGTGTTTGCCCACAATTGAGCAGCATCGGCCTGATGTTATGTCTCAGGACATAGGTAACAGTTCTGCCCCAATAGACCGGTGACAGTTCTGGTGGTCTTGGTGGTGACACTTCTGATCGATGTTTGAGGGATGAGCCCTGTTGAGCCTGTTGATCCTCGTGTCCGTCTTGCAATCGCCCGGTGGCCTGATGATGCGCCGCGGGGGTCGGTGATGACGTTCTGTCTTGAGCATGAGATCGCGCGGAAGACGTTTTATGCGATCCGGAAACGAGCACGGTTGGAGGGCCAGGCTGCAGCTCTTGAGCCTCGCACCCGTCGGCCGATGGCGAGCCCGAACCGGATCTCGGATGAGGTGAAGGCGCAAGCGGTCGGCGTTCGTGCCGCTCTCGAGCAGTCGGGTTTGGATCATGGCCCGATCAGCGTTCACGAAAAGATGCGCTTTCTGCGGATGGAGCCAGTGCCGGCGGTCTCGTCGTTGGCACGGATCTTCCGCGACGCGGGGGTTGCCCGGTTGGAGCCGAGGAAGAAACCGCGAGCCTCCTACCGCCGGTTTGTTTATCCAGCGCCGAATGCATGCTGGCAGCTCGATGGCACTGAATATGTTCTGACCGGTGGGCGCAAATGTGTGATCTTCCAACTCATCGATGACCACTCCCGCCTCGCTATCGCCTCCCATGTTGCGTGGGGGGAAACCTCGGCAGGCGCGATCGCCGTCGTGACGAAAGGCATCACCGCGCACGATGTTCCGCAGCGTCTTCTCAGCGATAACGGGGCTGCACTGAACCCGTCCCGACGCGGTGTTCTGGGTCAGCTGGTGGCCTATGTCACCCCGCAGCGGGCATGGGAGGCGACACCGAAAGTCGAACCGCCCCCACCGACGCCGAGGCCCGCTGCGACCCTGTAGCCCCGCCGACAAATGGGGCTCTTTTCGTTGCCGGGCCTTGGTGGGGCCACATACTCAATTCGTTCTCGGGAGTGGGCTAAAGAGAATCACGGACGCATGGCGTGCAGTCCGCACAGCGGGGATGGTGCACTGCAGGGGGCGGAATCAGCCGTGCAGGGTTCGAAGCAGCTTGGCGCTGGAGGTCATTGCCCCGCCGAGCACCGCGGGGATTCCGCCACCGGGGTGCACCGATGCTCCGACACGCCAGAGCCACCGGCGTCGAGGATCGCGGTAGGCGGGCGCATGGAACGGGCCGCTCTGCCAGAGCGGACGGGTCGCGCCGTAGAGCGCCCCGCCCATAGCACCCCAGCCGGAGAAGTACTCAGGATCGAGAATCTCGTACTCACCGAGCATCTGGGTGATGGGCCGATCGAGTCCCATCACTTCGCTGATGCGCTCGACCTCCCGTCGTACGAAGGGGTCGTCGAGGCCGTAGCGGCGACCATCGGCGGGCGTGGTCAGTAGCAACGCAACGGTAGCCTTCTCGTTTGGGTAGATCTCGCCCGGACGGTAGTAGTTCACGAAGGCCATCGTCTGCTGGGGTACGAGCCCCGCCGCGAGGCTGCGGTGCAGGGCGGCCGGGTCGTCCGGCAGCACCACGGAGTGTGTCGCCGTGGCGTCCGGCAGAAGCCTCTCAAGCACGCCGTAGATGGCGACGCCCGAGCAGGTGAGATCTCGCGCCCGGGACGGCCCGCCGCCCAAGAGCCCGGTGAGCACCCCCGGGTCGAGGGCGCTCACCACCAGGTCAGCCCGGTACTCGGCCGCGACCGTGCGCACCCGCGATCGCTGAACCGACACGACACTCTCGCCGGTGTGAACCCGCGCACCGGCCTGGAGGGCGAGCCGGTGGAGGGCAAGCGGGAGCTCGTAGACCCCACCCTCGGGAACCCACACGCCATCCCTGGCCATCACCGCGGGCATGCTCGCGTAGAGCGAGAGGCTGCGGGTGGGCGGCACCCCCGCGTTCAGTGTGTGGATGGCGATCACCTCGCGTAATCCCTCCGGCATCCAGGTCAGGGCGTCAAGGAAACGCTTGGTCGTGAGTCGGGTGCCGTACCGGCGTGCGAGGACGCCCACCGCGGGAAGCGTCTTCGGGTCGATCGGATCGGCGGTGAGCAGCGAAGTGATCTGTGGTCCGAGGCCACCGTGCTCACGATCGAAGCGTTCCCACGCCGCCCGCCAAGGGTGCCCCTCCTCGACCGGCAGTGTGACAGCCTGGCCGCCGTAGAAGTAGCGCCCCACCTCGGGCAGGCGCCGCAGCTGCAGCTGGCCCGCCGGCGGGTCGCCCCCGGCATCGATCGCGCCGCTCGGCGCACCGCTTGCGCCAAGCGCGTTGTAGCGGCGCATGAGTTCATCCCACACCGCCGGGAACGTGACAAGGGAGGGGCCAGTATCGATTCGCTGGCCGCCGACCTCAATCCGCCGACTTTTGCCGCCGACCCAGTCGTTGCCTTCGAGCACCGTGACATCGTGCCCGGCCTTAGCCAGCAGTGCGGCAGCGGTGAGCCCGCCGATGCCGGCCCCGAGCACGACGATACGCCGCGGTGTTATTGCGGTCACGGATAGCCTCCGAGCATCAGCGCAGCCACGATCTGGACGCCGGCAACCGAACCGGCCGCATAGGGGAAGGCGATCGAATACCGGTAGAGACGGCGGGCACCGTTCGGGGTTGGATCCCGGCGCAGGCGCAGCAGCAGCCAGCCGGCGATCAGCGCGTTCACCACGGCAACCGGGATGTTGACGATCGCGAAGCAGACGGTTGAAACCGCCCACCAGACGGCGCTCCACACTGCGGCCCGGTGCGGCCCCAGGCGCACTGCCGTGGTGATGATGCCGGCGGCTTTGTCCTCGTCGATGTCCTGCACGGCGTCGAAGGTGTGCTTGGCCACGCTCCAAGCCATCAGCCCGACCGCGGCAGCCCAGACCGGAGGCTCCCCGAAGGAGAGGGGCACGAACACGAGCGGGAATGCGTAGGCTGCGTTGCTCAACGCGTCTAGGTAGGACCTTGCCTTGAAGCGCAGGGGCGGTGCCGAGTATTGCACGAAGATAACGATGTAGGCGAGGATCCAGGCAACTGCGTCCAGCGGCAGTGCGATGAGGAAGTAGACAACGAAGGGCACATTTGTCAGCACGACAGCGGCGAGGATGCGTCGGGACTCGGGGGCGG
It encodes the following:
- a CDS encoding phytoene desaturase family protein, encoding MTAITPRRIVVLGAGIGGLTAAALLAKAGHDVTVLEGNDWVGGKSRRIEVGGQRIDTGPSLVTFPAVWDELMRRYNALGASGAPSGAIDAGGDPPAGQLQLRRLPEVGRYFYGGQAVTLPVEEGHPWRAAWERFDREHGGLGPQITSLLTADPIDPKTLPAVGVLARRYGTRLTTKRFLDALTWMPEGLREVIAIHTLNAGVPPTRSLSLYASMPAVMARDGVWVPEGGVYELPLALHRLALQAGARVHTGESVVSVQRSRVRTVAAEYRADLVVSALDPGVLTGLLGGGPSRARDLTCSGVAIYGVLERLLPDATATHSVVLPDDPAALHRSLAAGLVPQQTMAFVNYYRPGEIYPNEKATVALLLTTPADGRRYGLDDPFVRREVERISEVMGLDRPITQMLGEYEILDPEYFSGWGAMGGALYGATRPLWQSGPFHAPAYRDPRRRWLWRVGASVHPGGGIPAVLGGAMTSSAKLLRTLHG
- a CDS encoding UbiA family prenyltransferase, whose protein sequence is MLLRLVLISRPVLWVNTVGTTAIAMWLAGDLWRWDVVPLLLWATLPFNLLIYGVNDIFDQETDALNSRKGGLEGARIAAPESRRILAAVVLTNVPFVVYFLIALPLDAVAWILAYIVIFVQYSAPPLRFKARSYLDALSNAAYAFPLVFVPLSFGEPPVWAAAVGLMAWSVAKHTFDAVQDIDEDKAAGIITTAVRLGPHRAAVWSAVWWAVSTVCFAIVNIPVAVVNALIAGWLLLRLRRDPTPNGARRLYRYSIAFPYAAGSVAGVQIVAALMLGGYP